The Salarias fasciatus chromosome 11, fSalaFa1.1, whole genome shotgun sequence genomic interval GATACAAGACTGTGGCACTGCAGTGCATGCACAGGCCCTGGAGGAGACAGACATCACAGACAGATTCAACAAAAGTACATTcagcaaaaaagagaaaaaaaaaacataaacctAAAATAGATAGCTACTCGAGACAAATCTATTAAATGAGAGACATgcgtgctcaaactgggactctTCGCAGAATACAACACTGTTAACACCTGTTTACGTTTGTTCTTTGCACATCGAACAGAAATTTACAAATCAATGTTAATAATTTCAGGAATGATGTCATGAAGAAATACAGTATGAagcatgcagaaaaaaaacatttgtgttgttttcaagcAAAGATTTTAACACTGATCGATTGTTCTGACACCCGAAACACCCCATGACCCAGAGTtcatcactgatgatgtgtccaAGCCACACCTCCAGTGAAAGGGTTGTCACTTaaggttgagtgtgtgtgtgtgtgtgtgtgtgtgtgtgtgtgtgtgtgtgtgtgtgtgtgtgttaccagtGTAGTCCAGGGGACCCGGGGTATCCTGTGATGGACTCCAGCAAGGtaaatgatgaagagaaaaactgtcagaatccagagcaggatggaggaaaacatcacCCAGCAGAGAGCCGACAGATGAAAATAATCGGTACCACCAACGAGAATCCACACCAGCATACCACACACCTGGCGGAGAGGGGGAGAGGTCGTGAACTACTGTAAATACATGTCAATTCGGTGAATATTCTCAAGCAGAAAGAGGGAAGTAGTTTAAGgcaaagaacagaaacacaaaaatctgTCAAAATCATGAAATCACCGCACCGACATTGATCAATATCATTGTGCTTATATTAGTCATCCGTGAGTGATGTCCAGATTCAACACACTTCACTTGCTGCTGCCAGCGTGTTTTGGTTGTGACTAACTGACTCTCTTTCCTCCCATATCGACTCCAAAGCACACCCTTCCTTTTTCACAACAAAAGATTCCTGCTGGATGTTTTATATCACAGGAAGTAAATGTTTTGTGGTGTGAAACCGGACTGTGAGCCCAGTTTCTCACAGAAAGAAATCCCATACAGGACCTTCAATAGTCGAATAAAAGCTTCACTGTATTTAAAACTGCATCCTTGTCATCCATTTGACTCAACCCCTGGTTGGTTTTGTACTGTAATGATGAATCTTCACTATTTTATTTGCATACAACATATCTAAGATTACAAGATATGGAAATGTAACTACTGATTCAGAATTCCCATAAATATGCAGGTTTAGGAAATATGAAAACTGGTGTATGAAGAACTTGTTGCAGAGTTTTTGAGTGAGATGGCTGAGCCACTGCGCCCTGCCCAGTTTTCACATGGCAGCCAGCCAGGCTGTATTTAGAGAAAGCCtatcctcactttttttttcctcagctgaTTTTGAAAGGAAGGGAGACAatgagagggagaaaagaggaagagttGATTTGCTTGACGTATTTGGTTAACttcctatttttcaaagaaatatAGTTTGAGGATTTTATTTGACTCAGTTGAAAAATGCCACAGAGATGTAATTTTAATTACAATTTCATTAAATTCATAAGTATTTCATTCATTATATGGTAACTGTTAGTAAGAATAGCATTACAGTTATATTTGTATAAACCCACAGTCTAAGAAAAATGTCATCAAGTTTAACATTGACTAATATTGACACACCTGATACATTACTGTCTCCTACACTGTTGCCATTGCCTAATAGTGAAGATTGAATATAAAATGTGTGAATATGATGACTCCTTGTCATCGGCACAATCTCAGAGCAGTCGTGTTTCCGCAACAAAACAGCCTTCAGAcatctgaaatatttcacttaCTATCTCGGCCAGGAGGAGTCTTCCTTTGGCGGTGGAGGTGAAATGCTGGTCGAAGGCCAGAGTGGAGGTGGCATTGTGGTACTCCGGTCCTGAAGGGCTCCTGGGCCCCGACACGACAGCCGGCCTCTCCATGATGCACTGACACACGGAGCCTGGCGCCTCCTTGGAGGTTGTTACTGCAGCAGAGGAAGTTATGTTCCTGTCCCGGAATCCAACAAGGACattaaacactgtaaacaaacatttctcttggtttttttttttctttctttctttccaggaaggacaacattttcaacattttcttcttttatataATGTTTCTAAAGTTTGTACTTGTTGTGGGTCAGATTAGTGAGTGActcattttattatatttattttattgtatttttttttttgttttgttttgtttttttggggggggatgTCAAGTGACAAATGCTGTAAAGATGCTTCATTTACACGGAGAGGTGACAATAAGCATGATGGAAATGGAGATGACAGTCCCCTCAGAGGCATTCATAGCTGGAGGCAGGCGGAGGAGCACAGTGTGAAATCTGCCTCACTCATAATGACagttctgctgctgatgatAATTGCTGCTGATTGCCAAGACAGAAAggtggtgtgtgagtgagggACCCTCAGCCCACCACCTAtaattctgcatttttttaGCCCCTTAACAACAATTATTTATTATGTAGGTTGATATGCATTTCCAGCTGTCATTGCCTTCAGCACTGCTGTGAAATTCAGCCTGAACAGAATCCAGTCTTTTTTAATCAACGCACCACAAAAtacatgatttttctttatGTCGCTTTGAAGATGTTGCATGTGTTAGGAGTGCAGGACAAAACGTGACAAAATTACATGGtggacagaataaaaaaatgactaaacaaattatttttttttttttgtttgtttttttgtttttttttagtaaacCAATTGTACTGTTAAAAAGCTGCTAACTTGTAAAATTGTGTGCAACAAGCTTTCACTGTTTCCCCCAATTGCTTTCAGTGACAGATTCTTAGATGTCCTAACATTTTAGTTTTTGCACCTCATGCATTTGTAAGCCTTAGATTTATGGTGAGCACAGGCAGACATGGAGATTACATGTTACTTTTTGTTGGTGGGAAAACAACAGCTTccagtccatccatcttctatatctCTGAGTGGCACTCACGTTCACTCATTTTATATTCACCAATAATAAACCCCAGACAATCAGAACCACTCAGACTGAATTACTTGCTGTGAAGTGATagagctaaccactacaccatgATTGGATCCCTCCATAAATCTTCTTAAGAGCAATTTCTGAAGTAATCCAAAGATGTTTCTTGAGGAGGGGCAATCATCATCCTCACTTTCCACCGTAGTAGCATCAAAAACAGCCCACAGAGAAAACTCGCCATCGACAGCTGTTGAGATTTTCAGACATTCCCACTGAAACAGTGCTTTGGGGGAAGTTTTCTGCAGGAAATCCTGTGGAGGGTTTGCTTTGATTATTTCATccactgcagtgcagtgtggGAAACAGTGGATGACTCTGACCACAGGGGGGCAGTagtcacacaccacacaccgtCAGAGGCTCCAACAGAGCACTGGGGCAGAGAAAACCAGGGTTTTGGGTCCTGCAAAGCTTCCTGCTGGAGTGCTTGATTATCTGCATTATGGGTTAgtacgatgtttttttttcttga includes:
- the cmtm8b gene encoding CKLF-like MARVEL transmembrane domain-containing protein 8b, with amino-acid sequence MERPAVVSGPRSPSGPEYHNATSTLAFDQHFTSTAKGRLLLAEIVCGMLVWILVGGTDYFHLSALCWVMFSSILLWILTVFLFIIYLAGVHHRIPRVPWTTLGLCMHCSATVLYLVTAVVNALSVKQATRGRHNYNCWAASAFFASLTTLCYAGSGYLSYRVWKTQEEEQ